TTATTGCTGTTGTTTTGACATTTATTATTTTTAGGGGATCTTTTTTAGCAAAAATGAATAAATTCATTGAGGGGTGTGCTCAGCAAGATGTTATTTTTATATCTTTAATATTTATGTTATCCGGTGCTTTTTCTGCTGTTTGTAAAGAAATAGGAAGTGTTGAAGCTGTAGTAAATATTGGTCTTAAATATGTTCCATTGAATTTGATAGTATGTGGCATTTTTTTAATTACTCTTTTTTTGTCTTTTTCTACAGGAAGTTTTATGGGGACCGTTGTTGCTGTTGCACCTATTGCTTTGGAGCTCGCAGATAGGATAAATATCCCTCTTCCATTAATTGCTGGTTCTATTCTTAGCGCTGGTGCATTTGGGGACAATATGTCTTTAATATCAGATACCCCTATTATTTCAAGTCATACTCAAAAGGTTAATGTTGTTGATATTTTCAAAAATGGAGCTTTTTATACGTTTCCAGCAGCAATTTTAGCAAGCATTGCTTTTGCATTTTTAGGTTCTTATTACTGCAAGACCGATAGTTTTATTATTGAGCCTGGTGAGATAAATTTTTTTAAAATTATTCCATATGTTTTTGTTATGGTTATTGCAATTTCAGGTTTTGATGTATTTTTAGCCTTGTTTTTAGGAATTGTTGTTGCTGGTATTATTGGAATTTATTATTCAGATGTTACTTTTTTGCTGCTGGCTAAAAAAATCAATGAAGGATTTTTAGGCTTAGG
This genomic interval from Borreliella andersonii contains the following:
- a CDS encoding Na+/H+ antiporter NhaC family protein; its protein translation is MEKDLKLKRETNVVPNFWGLMPFFLFIGIYIGTGLVLYFNGVEKAFYQMPPVVAMFIAVVLTFIIFRGSFLAKMNKFIEGCAQQDVIFISLIFMLSGAFSAVCKEIGSVEAVVNIGLKYVPLNLIVCGIFLITLFLSFSTGSFMGTVVAVAPIALELADRINIPLPLIAGSILSAGAFGDNMSLISDTPIISSHTQKVNVVDIFKNGAFYTFPAAILASIAFAFLGSYYCKTDSFIIEPGEINFFKIIPYVFVMVIAISGFDVFLALFLGIVVAGIIGIYYSDVTFLLLAKKINEGFLGLGEMFILVIFTGGISYMTIKYGGFDWLLLKLQKMSKSKRTSEFVIVVLVGILTMFLANNGLAILMSGSVVRSITKDNNLNSKRIAALLCMSSCFFLSILPHSMHVIALIDFTKGKLSPFDIFPFLIYQGFLVLLIVLSIIGLDIKLVFKFFSKIVVKIKSFKL